Genomic window (Rosa chinensis cultivar Old Blush chromosome 6, RchiOBHm-V2, whole genome shotgun sequence):
gattaattatcacacaattatgtaaataaatgcttctggaaattaattacacatattagatatggtgaatctatttacaatatgaaatcatttttccttttattttgattctgctggaccaaagaaggagtgggcttgatagtgaagcctatcgggcttagtctgcgggctcgtgacctaggctttcatgcgctagtcaaagagtatgtgaggcctgatgggctgctaggtcctgcgcagggagagtgggcctgctgggctcaaactggtctgccaaggaatgaaaagttattactcaacccttttggTAGCTCCAATTGAATACaaccaggtaaggaaggatgatgtttaggtggagcgaggctcacttaagtacacagcctTATCTGAAtcttgcctagacatcgcatccaactggattaGCCTAGttggagaagattcataaccatTTTCATGGCAACACATGGCGAGTTTCTGTGCTAGCCTTGCACCTTAGGCCTGAGCTTCTGTCTcggatttgttgttgtgacttttGGCTTGATTTTAGTTTCTGACTCAGCCACATTTAATATTCTCAtttataacataaccaaattcaatatatattaTTAAATCGTAacgtaaataaattaatgcatcggttatgtacctaaggaaatgggttcaaatcccattaatgcttctagtatttcatataaataaattgggcaaatgcttctggcataatgtttatgtaataatcgtgtaataatttagcccataatgctagcataaagaattataatggcagATTAAAATTTGTGTAACCAAAAATTACGCCCATAATTCGCGTAATACACAATATTTAGATGTAGTAATAAAAGATACATTGTGAAATTATTATGGCAATTGTTTTGGATAAATGTCAATtaaaaccaaaacatgaattgaatcaattgatcaatcaccaattaaatGGAGTTGAATCTGCTTCTAGCAGTATCAATATTAAATGGTGGTGATAATTACAAATTGGCCATAAGGGCACAGTGGACAACATGATGGGCTGGTATACACTGtggctgggttcgaatcccagaaATAGCAGACTTTATTTTTGCATGATTGATTGATGCACTCTAGTTGTGAATTGGTGCTACTGGACCAAGTGCTAGAAATAGATACAGCCAAAGtatcctaatttttttcttttccaatcaaacaatccaaAACACATGAACTAATATAtacgacatatatatatatgtatcaaccaaataaattaataaagtaaatttgggggttcatgcatcatggtgattgttcaaTCAATAGGCTTAATAAGCATGAATgtaaaattagattttggaaaacattacttgatgaaggacggatgaatcttcagcttatgtgtgcagaactgagaaggttgtcttctcagccaatccaagagctattcACCTCTTCTGAACAGGTCCCACTTCAAATAGTGTACAGGTCACAAAATGACTCCAATAGGGAAGAAATTTAGAgggcagatagaagaggcagagatgaacaactttgatgaaggaaatattttgatctgaggtcccgatcaagaggtttctgggcgtgcaaacaggctgatctgTACAGGAACTAGCttgctgctgtgctgcaggggcagcaggagtGCGATGATGCTGCAGAggcagcaggcgtgcgatgatgctgcaggggcagtgggggctgcagggaggctgcggcagggggggggggtgtttcCTGGTTAgagcttgggttagagtatcgtgctgataacatgttgtaaaatgaaagcaaaagtgtttcagaaaaagagagagtttggacgcaTGGAGATAGAGTGtatctattcatctcaccatgagggggtttatataggagtacatgatgtatacaaataggcaacgtttaatagcaacgtcaattactcctattcacaatcctatcaatcactaatctatagtgaaaggcatatatgactctccatctatttacatgatattagccataactaTTTACAACATTATAGACTCATTGGTTACAATGTGAAAAGGCAGAAATGGCTCCTTAAACATGCTTGAAATTGATTTTTTCAAAGCTTAGGATACATTCAATTGCAGTTTGGTTATCTGGCAATATTAATTTCATAGCTCATTCTGAGTTGTGTGACAGTCAGCTAAATTCACAGCTTAAAAGAATGTCAGGTTAGCTTGTTAACTTTGAGAACTCTAAGCTCTACCCATTTTCTGCCTGATTTCGCTGGTGACCTTGAGTCTCTGGCTCTACCTAATCTAGCTAGGAATATATCTGGGTCTGCTTTCCACTTTGAGTCGAAGCTAGGCTTGTCACTTGGAAAAATAAGACCTTTATTTATGGCAGGGAGATTAACTTTGATTTGTTTAGTCACTTTTTCTGTTCATACATGTTCAATACAAACTGTGAAGCTGCTGATTAGTGTCATTAAGAAGTTGCATTTATGTTGATTTGCCTATTGCCAGTTTCTGGTGCTGTGACTTCTGCAAAATTTGATGCATGATTGCTTGCCTGCAGAACTTTGATAAACTTTCGTGAGATTTCAATGGGGAAGATGGTGGATCTGCTAAACCTAAGAGTTGAGTCTTGGGTGGTCTTGGTTTGAGAAGAGCTAGAGATATGTGCTCTACTGCTAAATCTGCATGGAGGAGGATTGCTCAAAATGATTATAGTCTAGAATTTCAAGTAGAGGGTCAAGTAGCTGGAAAGGCATTCTTTGTGGTGCTGAAATATTGGAAAAAGCCTCATCTGTAGGCTCTGTAAGGGAAGTTGCATCCATTTTTGGTTTCCCTTTTAGGCTGTTAAATGATTTTACAGCTGGGCTTATTGTTGATGATATGTAGGCAGTAGGCTGTGGCTTTTACTGATGGATACTGGAATACGCTTAATCTGAGAAATTTATTTCCTAATATGCTTGTACATTCCATGTTTTGTATTTGTTCTTACTTGAGGATTAACGTGGGATGGCATTGTCATATGTTACTTGGGACAAGGCACTCCCTCCTGAAGccttctttattttttgttattattttttttcttatagcCTTCAGATCGAGTTACCAAATTGGGTCTCAATGAAAGTGACAACAGCACTATGTAGACGGGGATAGCTTGGAATTTGGAGACCTGCTAGTATATTTGAAGATGGTGCTGCAAAATGTTATTTGGAGATCAACTTGTGAATGCTGTTAAGCAGGTAAGTCTAGCCTCAAGTAAACTTCCAAGAACCGAGTCTTGGACATGTTCTCTTCCAGGTACTCTAAAACACTTCAGTTTTTATTTCATATCCCTGAAATCAAGGATCCTAAAAACATATTACTTCCAAGAGTGATAAAAAAATTGACACCCACCATGCATATACTAAGCATCAGAATGCTTTCACATTGTCATCTTCTAGATATCACCTACAGTATTAGTTTTAATTGAACAATATTAACTGGCACACCCCTAGCCTCACGGGTGCCTAGTCTGATAATTTATGTTAGTGAAGGGTGAACTTATGTTTGTCTTAAGTTAGCTCAAGGACCTTAATCTAATAATTAAATTATCAATTATTGTTATGAGAGCCAACTGCTATCTTTATTCCAGTTACTTAATTGACTTGATATAAGGGCTTTCATTTAATTGGTATCTATACTACAGGGATATGCTGATATGTACGTAATTAAACGTTAAAAGTATCAGAGAATACTGAATAGTGATATATATGTAGAAACAATACTTTGATTAACAACCGCAGATGGTTCAAATGAAGAATTAAAAGCTTGCTTGGTGCGATATGAATTTCTTCATTTCCTTAACTAATGAAACCTACTTGCAAATTTATTAACATAATCTCTAGTCAGATTTTGTTCACAAAAAGTCACTCTGGATCAATTGGGTCAATTTCTTGACCTGCCAACTGACATTTGGTGactttttgtgaacagtatctgactggtcaagaaaaatgatggaaatgaaaggcaaaaagtagtgaatagtctTGACTAGCCAACTTCAAcgagtggacttgctctaagaaaataaataaccaTCTAGAGATTAGTCCAGTCCAGTGGCATTTTACATCGTTAGCTATGGTCCCAATTCGAATCCCCCTCTCCAAATAAGACAAATAGAATTCAACGTGAGAAAACTTATATTTCATTATAAATCTTTTCTTATTAAAGTTAACCCCAACTGCTTTTGGACTATATCAAGTAGCTTTTAGCAAACAGAGTCAGCTTGACACCAATTAGGTGGAGAGGTTTCTTTCTAATACATAAAACATTCATATAGACAACTATAACTTAAcctaaattaaaaacaaaaataagaagTTTAAATCATATTTTAACTAATAATGCTCCTATATATTCCACCACTCCGAGTTCAATCTCCACCAAGTAGAGATTGACTGCAATTTAGAAAAATGAGAGTTTCCTACTGCTATCtgcttctcctttttctttttcctagcTCACCGAAATATTTCAGTCAGTTATGTGGTGCTAATCCTGATCCTACCAATGGATTCGTCTCTGTCCCATTATCAGAGTACAACTTTGAATTACAGAAACCCTATGACATACCACTTGAGCAACGGTACAGTTATGTTGATGGAGTCAGGCATTTGTGGGTCTATGCCGATGACAAGCCACATAACCCGAATAGTCAAACTCAGCCACGCACTGAAGTTCGCATTAGGGTACATCTCGAAAACTAACAAAAATTTACCATCTTTTGAGGAAGGCAGTATCTATTCATATATACTAGTTTTCTGCTCTATATGCGtaaaatttttataattattatattgagaaaaaaatagaaattatttgagaaaaaagaaagtgtGAAGTTATCTGAATTGTGGGTGGTTATTGCAGACATAGGTAGTTAATTatctgaaaattatttattttatttttttaatatgatttttaatttttctatttacCATACTACCACTCAATTATTAGAAATTATTTAAAATTAATACAAGGTCTAAGGGTTTTATTGTCTTTTCACACATACTttagctaacaaaacctcttttcttaataataatatagatattcATTTTTCAACATAAGCAAAAGAAATATTTCAATCATCTAGAACACTCAAAAAAGGAGTACATGATGACTAACTCAGAGTGATCAAGTGCATATTATAGTTCAAAAGAAGTGGTTGCTATggatttttgtttccttttttctttttaaataatCAAAGCAATCAGCCAAGGGGATTTAATTGGGTTATTACTTTCCATGCACACCTGTATTTTTCTAGTTAGAATCACATTTCTAAAACCACTAGATGGGGCAACTTTTTGTGTCTGATAAGAAAAATATTTGGCTCCTTAAATGTATAAGATTCTTCTTAATTTGCAAGCAAATCATAACTTAACAATTGGTAATCTTTTCTCCCttttcttgtcttctttttttgtatttccttttatttctctaaTAAGGAAGAAGtccttagagcatctttagcaatgctagccatttttgagtcaaattttagttaaagtagctaaaaagtcattttggctagccactttagaaatacgtctgtatcagtactctctattttagctaattttgaatttatattatttttaaaggaatattaaatagtttaaatgtatttataaattgtaTAAAGTAActcaaaaggaatgttttaaattatagagagcttcatctcgctctctatatttatgagcgagatagctaaaagttataatagagagttacttagagcatctttagcagactctgtattttggctccttagctattttagagaacatgtttagctttttatatattttagcaactgcaccagactcctaagtggctctctattataacttttagctatctcgctcctaaatatagagagcgggatgagactctctataatttaaaacattcattttaagttattttatgtaatttataaatatatttaaactatttaatcttcatttaaaaaataatataaattcaaaactagctaaaatagagagcattgatgcagacctaattctaaagtgactagctaaaataactttttagctactttagctaaaatttgactcaaaaatggatagcattgctaaagatgctgcatctttagcagactctctattttggctccttagctattttggagagcatgtttaactttttatctattttagcagctgcaccagactcctaagtgactctctgctataacttttagctatctcgctcctaaatatagagagcgggatgaggctctctataatttaaaatattccttttaagttattttatgtaatttataaatacatctaaactatttaatcttcatttaaaaaataatataaattcaaaactagctaaaatagagaacattgatgcagacgtaattctaaagtgactagctaaaataactttttagctactttagctaaaatttgactcaaaatggctagcattgctaaagatgctcttaggagtctggtgcagctgctaaaatagataaaaagctaaacatggtctctaaaataactaaggagccaaaataaaGAATCTGCTAAAAATGCTTTTAGTTGTAGGTCAAGACATCTCAAATTGTGATCGACTTATAAGGAGGAACGACTCTTTACATTTAATGAGCTGAGCAATTTTCAGAGAAAATTAAACTCTCTCCATCCCTCTTTTTAATTGTACGTGCCCATGGATATTCTGTCCACGTATATCTATCCGTCCATGTAATTATTTATGCGAAAAGATGCTGAAATTAAGTACTCCTTGCttaaccacgtggtgtggtgtgttggtcgagctgcctagtctggaacccccaggtctagagttcgaatcccagctccatcccgtagccagcagatttgagggacctgggttagttaaaacacccaatggttcgtgcgtctgtggtgcagtgattagtctggctatgctgggatacactgcatgggtgtgtgtgttggttctattgacgtcttccactcaaaaaaaaaagtactccTTGCTTCATTGGtaaaataatttgtttatgTAGGGACTCGACTATTCATCTGGAATATGGCAATTTGAAGGGTATGGCTTTGTGCCAAATGGAACCTCTGGTGCAACCGTAGCACAGATCCATGGAGCAGCTCAGGGCGCCACCACTATTATACTAAGAATCTACAATGGCGATATGAGGTATTATAGTGGAGACTTGGTGGCTACTGATCTTTACGATAAGTGGTTCAGACTTAACATCGTACATGATGTGGATGGAGGGACTGTGACTGTTTATATTGATGGACTCCGGAAATTTCAAGTGAAGGATAAAGGGCCAGGCGACTTGTACTTCAAATGTGGAGTTTATGCTGCTCCACGTAATATAAGCTATTACATGGAATCACGTTGGAAAGAcatcaaaatatataaaaagtgcTGATGAAATGATAAAGTACTTTATTAGACTAGCTACTAGCTAGATGTAATGCTAAATTAGCTAAGCTTGTAATTTCTGTGATCGTATTGCGTATTAGTGTGACCAATAAATTAAGTTTGTTGCTATATATTCCATTGTATGAGAGTGACTTTGGTACTCCACATTCAATAGTGTGAGGAGTGCCTGGAGTTGATCTGAGTAATTTCGGTTATATTCCTTTGTATGCAACTTCATGAAATATCTTGGTTATAATATGCACATACCGTATCTTAGACTTATCAACACTTTCGGTATGAAACCAATCATATAGGCATGGCCCCAAGAGCATACAAAGTAGATCGACAAGTCCTGCCGTTGTTTTAGGAAATGTAAAgactgtttgagcccaaaagcaaTTTTAGGCAAAATCTTTTAGTGGATTCGaaccagcgggccgatacctgcggcccaaaaataaaaccactcgggtttgggttataacttcgcccattccgtgtttcataaggagacgaaaccttattgaaatcgagtagtagagactaaacaggaaacttcaattaagagTCCTTCtgaggcaaggagcagtcgaaaccctagggtataaatacAGGGCTAAGCGGCGAAATCATGGACCTCTCTCCAATCAATcgatcccagcgattacaaagcctcctcgtagcaaaccttcaacctcgttgaaacccggtgaccgcccgccagtcctagtctcctcgcgagccgactgtcagcatcaccagaacaacccggcgaccgtgcttccagtcctagtctcctcgcgagcagactgccagtactactgccactgATACAACCCatcgaagcaagggtaacgccctcgcaacccagcgaagctaaattCACGCTTTAgccttcccagtgattgctctgctcaaccttcaacgttgagtatcgatacggtgaacgcaaagagaccacaaccaaagcccttacccgcgtaaggcaagaagtccttttccgaaaggcaagagaagaaccctgtgacgaggttggtgctctcctcgtccacagcgcttgaagaagaagtcaggtcaagggactaccccaacgactagcggtgctggcacgcctgcgcaatcactcgcccaaaagagacagtttgcaagccaactggttttggagccaaacaaagaCCATGGTCGATTGTGCACGATGAAAAACAATAGGTTCATTGTTTGGAAATGATTACTACTTCAATAGTCGtcattgaaataagaaattgcTTAGTCATTTAGTTATCATTGTGGTCATTTATGCGCTTTGGTGAAACATTATATTCGGTTTATTttccaacaaattttttttttttttttatgcatgTTTCCCAACAATTTGATGAGTGGTCAATGGCTACAAACAGGCCAGGGTTTAGCTGATGATATTGCGATTCGAGCTCATTGAAGGAGAGATCTTGCACGACTTGAACTGGCAATTACTAGGTCATTTTGAATAAAAACATATATTCAATATTCATCTAAGTTGTATGTACCTCACGATTCGAAACCCTACTTTTTTCCTCTCCCCCTAAACAAACCCCCGAAACCAGTTTCCCCACTTCCTCCCCCTCTCTGGCCAGATCTCGATCAATTTGATTGGGATCTCCAGCTGGAGAGGAGGGAGGGTACTCATTCTTgatcttgttttcttttccgTTTTGCTTGTTTGCTTTTCTTTGCCGTTTTGGCCATTTTCCTTGGAGTTCGTCTCCTATCCAACCTTGCTTGGTGACCCCGTGCGGGTTTGTAGTATGCCGGGTCCTCAGTCAATGTTCCTTTGGGGGATCGGGgagtggtggttgtggtggcgGCCTGGGTTGGTCCCGATCAGTTTGGGTCCAATCTGATGGGGTGGTTTGATATGGGATGGACCCGATTTGGGAAAGGCCTGGGGTGGTCTTGGTGGCAAAGGGTGGAGGGTGGTGGTCAAGCGATTCTGATGGCAGAGGGCTGTTGGGGGTCAATCGGAaatggcggtggtggtgggtgtGGTGGCCTGCTGAGAGTTTTTAGTGTTTGGTTTCTTTATTTCATCAATAAGTCTTTTGTAGgtttttttagttttagctATTAGGTCGCACTGCAATTTTTGGTATAAACAATCTTCTCTTCACCGATCGAGAGGTCGTTCCTattctggagttgggtcagcagcggtggcgaaaatgtctggctatagacaatcatccttgacCTTCTAGTGGGTCCTTCCTATCTGAGAAGGGTCGAAGgcgatggcgatttggagcagtggtggatggatggtgttgacaagagggtggtgatggtgttgaGTTTTTTAGTCCCAGGTCTGATTGTCTGGCAACCCTTTTGGTCGGGTTTAGGTCACaatgagtgttggcttggtcgatcaaacgctggtcaggaggactctggtgGGTGAGTTTAGTGTCAACACAAGTAAGTTGTCTAGTTTAGAGTTCTTACTGGCTGGACGAGAGGTGACAtgtcaaggattcactgctTCTGCGCTTTTGTCTGTCATACAGTTTTGTGTTTGCCTTTtgttgtagtgcaagttaagTCTATAGTTGAGTCGGGGCCTTGTTGGCTCCGTTAGTCAGTCATTttggagttccagtgtgaagtccagtggccatttctgtgtatgagatgatgccaaaactcattgtatccagttcattattaatgaagtttcttcttgaaaaaaaaaaaaaaaaaaagttgtatgTACCTCACGGATTGTGTTTTGTCCAAAATGGCATTGTCTTTAGActttatgttatatatatatatttagggtcactttatgttatatatatatatatatatatatatatatatatatttagggtcacttttcggtcggacatccacatctcaaccgttcagtttttaggtactaatgtatagatcatctctgcaaaatttcaacgaaattgatggtctttaaggtatctaactcgcttaaaccaatggacaaactgaatctgtccaacctgaaccgtactagctttaaggtagttatcaatgccttaacgaccatcaatttggctgaaattttgcagagatggtctatacactagtacctagaaactgaacggttgagatgtagatatgcgaccaaaaagtgaccctaaaccctaacctcactctgaaatttcaaagcgatgtcTCGCTCTAAATAGGatcttacacacacacacatatatatatattggagcTTACATCGAATTTGATAAATATGCAACTACGTATATAACAAACCGAATATTAGTCGACAGTTCGACACATTAAAGTACTTGTATACAACATTTGTTAATGCCCAGAGATGTAATCATGATAgcaacttgtttttttttttttttgaaaagatgataGCAACTTGTTGGTGATGCTTGGACTAGCTATCACGGGTCTGCACAATCGGGTGTTAATTAGTTGCTCGGAATCATAAAAGAACAAGTCATATATTCCAAAATGAATAGATTCGGTTTCGAGCAATCTGAATGCTGCTGGATTCATATATACTTGAATCCATTTACTTCATTGTGTAAACTAATAATCTTACATGTTTTTAACCTTACGAAATTATGAAACATGGAACTCATAATTTTTTCTCTAAGAGCTAAATTAATTTTACAAGCGGTGCAAGTAAATCAAGATATCCATTAGATGTCAGTCGTTGATATTTATAGACaatctttttttaataatataaaaTATACTTAATGTTATCCAACCCTCTATTTTTGTTGATGCAACTGCATGTCGGTGCACTGAATACTCTCTCAACAAACTTTACATAGAAAATCGTTTGTGCCCCCAAAATTCTAATTTGATCACATGTGCCCTTGTACTCTCCAGTTTGATATCAATCATCGTTTtttatatattccatcaatttcTTCATAAATTATTGACGTGCCGAGCTCATTTAATCTAGTTTTTGACCCTGTGTCACTCAAGAAACACATcattcacatcatcaaggacAAAAATTGGCACAAGTGGACTCGCCACATCAATAATTGATGGAAAAATTCACGAGACGTTTTGATGGGTATTGATCAAATTGAAGAGTGTAATGTAACATGTGATCAAATTAGAACTCTAGggtattctcaaaaaaaaaaaaaaaaaaaaaaaaaaaaaaacgaactcTAAGGACATAAACAGTTTTCAGTATAAAATTTAGAGAGGTAAAATGCATTTTAACCTAACTTAAATTAatacttctttttttgtttattttgttacttttttAATATTCAACATTTTTGAATTAATGGTAAGTCCATTGATAAAACTCATGCTAAGAGGGTCATTACATATCCACCCGCTGCCTTACAATAGACAAAACAAGGCTTCATGGTAAAACCACAATGATACATAGAATAAACCAACTATATTCgaacttatcgctcacttaTCTAAACTAAAGCCAACTTATAACTATGACAAAAAtatagtttataggcaagtacGCAAAGTAACTAATACTCATTAGCGCTCACTAAGAACTAACGAGCATAGGGTCCTAAAAAGTAAGGACttattagaaaaaataaattaaataaaggcCCAGAACTTAAAGAAAGCTAAGCCCTAGGCCCAACAAGTAGGGCCTAGATTCACTCTAAATGCACAATTTGCAATCTGCGTACCCACTAGCGCTAGCCACCACGACTCACCGCAGCAGTATTGACCTGCCATAGCCCTGCCGCACCCAAACCGCCACCGCCTTCGCCTCCGTTTCGCTTCAAGAGCCACCACCGTTGCCCGCCCAAGGAT
Coding sequences:
- the LOC112170064 gene encoding citrate-binding protein, with translation MRVSYCYLLLLFLFPSSPKYFSQLCGANPDPTNGFVSVPLSEYNFELQKPYDIPLEQRYSYVDGVRHLWVYADDKPHNPNSQTQPRTEVRIRGLDYSSGIWQFEGYGFVPNGTSGATVAQIHGAAQGATTIILRIYNGDMRYYSGDLVATDLYDKWFRLNIVHDVDGGTVTVYIDGLRKFQVKDKGPGDLYFKCGVYAAPRNISYYMESRWKDIKIYKKC